ATGGGATTGGTTACTGGACAGCTTGGTGGACAGCAACAGAAATAGATGGACAAACTGCTTTTGCAAAAGAATATAGTTCAAACTATCCTGCTCAAATTAGATCATTCCCTAAGTATATGGGATTATCAATTAGATGTATTAAAGATAAATAACGTTTGCTAACATCACCTATGCTTCATGCCGCAAATTGTGCTTAAACTGAAAATAAATCGTAAATTTGAAAATATTTGTAAACAGAAAAATTATGAAAACCAATTGCGGCACATCGCATAGCCCTGCACGTTGTGCCGCATTAGGAGAAAAATTTCAGAACAATAAAAAAGGATTGTACTTTTGATAAATGGAAAAGTCTGAAATAAAAATATACAAAACACCTGATGGAAAAACTTCAATTGAAGTCAAACTTGAAAAAGAAACAGTTTGGTTATCTCAAAAACAAATGGCTGAACTTTTCGATAAAGATAGTGACACCATTGGTTTGCATTTAAGAAATATCTATAAATCAGGAGAATTAGAAGAATTTTCAACTACCGAGAAATACTCGGTAGTTCGGCAAGAAGGGAATAGAAGAGTCAAACGGAGGATTAAATTTTATAATCTCGATGCAATAATATCAGTCGGATATAGAGTTAATTCCAAGCGAGGTGTTTTATTTAGAAAATGGGCAACTCAGTTATTAAAAGATTATTTGATAAAAGGCTACGCAATTAATCAACAACGATTACAAAAACAAGTAAATCAACTGAATGAATTAAAAGAAACCATAAAAATACTTGGGAATACACTTGAATACAAAGAATTAACAAATAATGAAAGTAAAGGGCTTCTGAAAATAATTTCTGATTATTCGTATGCACTTGAACTACTGGACCAATACGATTATCAAACCTTAAAAA
The sequence above is drawn from the Candidatus Sulfidibacterium hydrothermale genome and encodes:
- the rhuM gene encoding RhuM family protein, which produces MEKSEIKIYKTPDGKTSIEVKLEKETVWLSQKQMAELFDKDSDTIGLHLRNIYKSGELEEFSTTEKYSVVRQEGNRRVKRRIKFYNLDAIISVGYRVNSKRGVLFRKWATQLLKDYLIKGYAINQQRLQKQVNQLNELKETIKILGNTLEYKELTNNESKGLLKIISDYSYALELLDQYDYQTLKIENTSGKEVYQLTYEEAIKQIELVKKTYGNSELFGNEKDDSFKSSIATIYQTFGGVDLYPSIEEKAANLLYFIVKNHSFSDGNKRIAAFLFLYFLEKNGLLFSETGEKRIADNALVALTLMIAVSKPDEKETMIKVIVNLINKNN